A segment of the Frankineae bacterium MT45 genome:
CGGCGCATTCGGCTGCGTCCGACTCTGGCGACGCTGCTGCCAGGCCTTGTCGACCCCGGCGATCGTCGGTGCGATGAGTGACAGTGCGAGGACGACCACCCACTGCCGACCGCTGAGCGAGACCGTCAGCAGCAGCCGCTGGAACATGCCCAGTTCGATCGCGGCCCAGGTGAGCAGCCAGCCGACGATGATCCAGCCCATGTACGGGAAGATCGGCGAGGACCACGGGGATTCGCGTTCGCGCCGCATGACCACGCCCAGGTTGACTGCGCTGAACGACACAACACCGAAGGCCATCGTCATGGAGACCGACGGGTCGGTGGTGCTTGGATTGCCAGGGCCAAAGGCCAGCACCAAGAGCGCGGTGACCGAGACCGCGAACCCGGTGACGAACCAGCGCACGATCTGCGGCCGGTTGACGATCTTGGTCCCCGGTCGTCGCGGTGGTCGCTGCATCACGCTCGGGTCGGGTACATCGGCGATGAACCCGATCACCACCGAGACCACCACGAAGAACTTGCAGAAGAGCAGCTGCATCGGGAAGAGCGCAACACCCTGATTTACATTGAAGATCGTCGCGTAGAGCATCAGCTGCAGCACCGACGAGAGAATCGTCAGCTGCAGCTTGATGTAGGAGGAGATGCGGCGGTAGATGTCGCGGCCGAGGTCCACCGCCCGCACCAGGGTCGCGAAGTTGTCGTCGGTGAGGACGATCTTCGCCGCCTGCTTCGACACCTCCGAACCGCTCCCCATGGCGACGCCGATATCGGCCTGTTTCAGAGCGGCGGCATCGTTGACGGCGTCGCCGGTCATGGCGACGACCTCGCCGGATTCCTGCATCAGCCGAGCCAGCCGCAGCTTGTCCTCAGGCGCCACCCGGCCGAAGACGTGCAGGTCTGGGAGGCGCTGCACGACGGTGGCGTCGTCCAGGTGCTGCAACTCGGTGCCGGTGATGACGCCCGCCCCGAGGCCGAGTTCGTCGGCGATGGCTCGGGCCGTCACGGTGTGATCGCCGGTGATCATGCGGACATCGATGCCGGCGGCGAGGGCGATCTGCACCGCGTCCTTTGCCTCGGTCCGCAGCGGGTCCATGATGCCGACCAGGGAGACGAGCACCAAGTCGGTGACCGCGGCCATCGGGTCGGCGATCGCCGCCTCCATCGCGGCGTCGTCGAGCTCGCGGGCGGCGAAGGCCAGTACCCGCAGGCCGCGCTCCGACAGCTGACGGTTGGCGTCCAGGAGCTCGTCCCGCACCTCGGCCATCGGCACCGTCTTGCCGTGCCACAGCGCCTCGGAGCAGCGATCGATGACCACGTCCGGGGCTCCCTTGACGCACATGACGTGGGGTTCTTGGACGATTCCGCCGATGAACCAGTCGGGGCAGTCGTGGAAGGTCGCCATGAACTTGTAGTCGGAGTCGAAGGGCACCTCGGCCCGCCGTGGGATGGAGCGTCGCGTCTCTTCGGCGTCTACTCCCATCTTGGCGGCCAGCACGACGTAGGCCGCCTCGGTCGGGTCCCCGATCACCGTCTGGTCCTCGGCCACGGTGGCGTCGGTGCAGAGGCAGAGCCCCAGGGCCAGGCGGTTGAAGTCCGGCGTCGCTGCCCCGGCCGCACCCAGGATCGCACCCGTCTTCTGGTACCCCGGCCCCTCGATGGTGTACCAATCCCCACCGGTGAGCATGGTGGTGGCGGTCATCGCGTTGAGGGTCAGCGTGCCGGTCTTGTCGCTGTTGATCACCGTCGTCCCGCCGAGCGTCTCGACGTCGGTGAGCGACTTGACGACCGCCTTCGACTCGGCCAGCCGGCGCGCCCCGGAGGAGAGCATCGTCTGCACAAAGGTCGGCAGGCCGGTGGGGATGGCCGAGATCGCCGTCGAGACGCAGAGGAGCAGCAGCGTGTCGATCGCCTGCCCGCGGGCGATCCCGACGATGGCGATGACGGCGACGGCCGACCAGGCCAGCAATCCGAAGACGCGGGTCATCGCGTCGAGTTCCTGCTGCAACGGGGATCGGCTTCGCTTGGTGGCCGTCACCATGTTGGCGATCCGGCCCATCTCGGTCTTCTCGCCGGTACCGGTCACGATGAAGGTCGCACTGCCGCGCGTCACGTCGGTGTTCTGAAAGACCATGTTGGTCCGGTCGCCGAGGGCCACCTCGCCCTCGGGGAGCTTCGTCCGGTCCTTCGGCACCGGGGCGCTCTCT
Coding sequences within it:
- a CDS encoding Ca2+-transporting ATPase, whose translation is MTTLNDQIKDVAWYGRSPDDVATVLGVDPEQGLAAAEAQTRLTQFGPNALRTEPPPKVWAVARVQLANPMNIMLLIVCVASFAISQVATGVVVLALVSFNVIMGTNQEMKARASVEALAHLQVPRARVRRASRLEEVESVELVPGDVVLVEAGDVVPADGRIVTSASLEVQEAALTGESAPVPKDRTKLPEGEVALGDRTNMVFQNTDVTRGSATFIVTGTGEKTEMGRIANMVTATKRSRSPLQQELDAMTRVFGLLAWSAVAVIAIVGIARGQAIDTLLLLCVSTAISAIPTGLPTFVQTMLSSGARRLAESKAVVKSLTDVETLGGTTVINSDKTGTLTLNAMTATTMLTGGDWYTIEGPGYQKTGAILGAAGAATPDFNRLALGLCLCTDATVAEDQTVIGDPTEAAYVVLAAKMGVDAEETRRSIPRRAEVPFDSDYKFMATFHDCPDWFIGGIVQEPHVMCVKGAPDVVIDRCSEALWHGKTVPMAEVRDELLDANRQLSERGLRVLAFAARELDDAAMEAAIADPMAAVTDLVLVSLVGIMDPLRTEAKDAVQIALAAGIDVRMITGDHTVTARAIADELGLGAGVITGTELQHLDDATVVQRLPDLHVFGRVAPEDKLRLARLMQESGEVVAMTGDAVNDAAALKQADIGVAMGSGSEVSKQAAKIVLTDDNFATLVRAVDLGRDIYRRISSYIKLQLTILSSVLQLMLYATIFNVNQGVALFPMQLLFCKFFVVVSVVIGFIADVPDPSVMQRPPRRPGTKIVNRPQIVRWFVTGFAVSVTALLVLAFGPGNPSTTDPSVSMTMAFGVVSFSAVNLGVVMRRERESPWSSPIFPYMGWIIVGWLLTWAAIELGMFQRLLLTVSLSGRQWVVVLALSLIAPTIAGVDKAWQQRRQSRTQPNAPTLSA